Within Oncorhynchus masou masou isolate Uvic2021 chromosome 17, UVic_Omas_1.1, whole genome shotgun sequence, the genomic segment AATAATACAAATTAAGAACAGAAAGTCACAAAGTGGAAGACAGCGGCTCATCGTCCTTGGCCTAGCTGTGTGCAACTTAGGAAGACTGAGAATGTTGAGTGAAGGATAATGGGACGTCATCGAGCTGAGAGAGGTGGTACTTGGTTGGGCGGATACTGAGTGGAATGAACTGGGTGGACATTTCATCCTACATGCCCATCCGAATGCTCTGAATGATCTGGAAGATAGCTGTGGAGAGATAATTCAAATGTCAAGAaaacaaatctacactggagttcaTTGACAAGGAATTTAGCTGAGTCAAAGAACCCCTCAGATGACGCTAGAAACCCCTGACCCAAAGTGAAGGTTTTTATTCACTGACAACAGCAGTCATCATTGAAGCTCGGAACACTGTTGGGAACTTACCAGAATGTACTGCTGGAATAGTTTACCTTTTTCCTTTCTTTTAACTTGCCAGTGTGACTATATCCCTCCTTTCCTGCAAAGTATTCATTTATGTTTCCAAGTTGACTAATGTAATTGCTCTATTATGTTCTGCTGGAATCTCTGAAAGTGTTGCCAAACACACTGACTACTAAAAGCCTGGACTGGGACAAACAGCGGGAGGGGAGGACAAGGGGGTAAAGCCAAAATGTCAAATCAGACCACACAGAAACAGTACAAACATTCTGTCTGACCCAGGATAAATGGCGAAAACAGACTCCCAACAGTTAGCAGGCGGAGTTCTTCGAACACTTATCAAAACTGGTCTTTCCCTAATATTAGCTGAGAGAGGCAACAAGCGTATTGATATTGCCTGTCAAAAAGCAAATATTGACAAAAAGATAGATGTGCAGAGGCTGACAACCCTATGGCTGTGAGGAGATATAGTGGTCCTtcgtagctcagttggtagagcatggtgcttgtaacgCCAGGGTAGTGGATTCGATTCCACACTTTGGATAAAAACGTCTGCTATATGGCATATATTAAAGAGCCTAACAAACCCCTAAATGAGACCATTGCTTGGTTTGAATATGGTATGAAGGTCCTGCCTACTTCCTGGATCATGTCCCACACTGTTTTTCAATGGCCTTATTATAGCATCATGAAACCGTGACCATTTAAGATACTGTATATGTACAATTCTATTAGTATTTGTGGATTAATTTAATTCTACCCAATGCCTTTGAACATTTTCAATTACacaaaaataaaatgtcattGAAAAACCTTAATGAAAGGCATCAGGTAAATGTAAATGATTCCACAAATATGAATATAATCTTACATAGGAATTTGATGATATCGTCTTGAAGGCCATTCAAAAACTGAGTGGTCCATGATCCAGGAAGTAGGCGGGACATTCATACTGTAGACGTAAGTGTATACTAGGAACCAAACaaggagggacctacctgaatttgtccaatagaaacacatttttGTTGCAAAAGATTTTCCGTTTGCTACAGTTTGGACCAATGATTACACCCCTGGTCTACTTCAAAGACTGTTTGTGAGATAAGGTTATGAGATATGTTTTTTATTTCAACGTTATATTCAGCACCATAACAAGTCGTACAagacatcacacctgtgggaatGTGAACACCTGCACACACTTGAGAGAGAAAACATGCTCATTTCAGATATGAAGAAAGAAGCAATGGTAGGACACAATTTGCCCCAGCAGTACGATTTCACGTTCCAAATCTACACTTGTAGACCTCAAAGGTATAGATAGGTAAGCAATTTGGTTTCATCTGGCCTTGTGACAAGCTCGGCAGAATGTTGGATACGCCTTTCCAATCCTTTCAGATCAACAAAAGTGTCTGGGATAAAGTATGGATCAATTTCAGAGTTCTGCTCATCATCACTGGGAAATTAGTAAAATAGTCAACAGAACTCACCTGATCCACACACAACAAAGATGAAGAGGGCCAACAGCCATGGTCCCACAGCCACCTTATCATCTTGAGGGTTTCTCTGTGAAACCAAATACAGTACACGTCATGCTACTGTACTAACATGGCAACGGTCAAACGTATCATTCTCAAACCGGTAATCAGAAACATACAGCTG encodes:
- the LOC135558550 gene encoding stress-associated endoplasmic reticulum protein 1 yields the protein MVAKQRIRMANEKHSKNITQRGNVAKSTRNPQDDKVAVGPWLLALFIFVVCGSAIFQIIQSIRMGM